The genomic DNA TACGGATTTATATAGAACGGCCCAAGCCGGCCCTCCGAATATCGCGAAAAATAAAGGAGCAGTCACCCCGTCGACCAAACTTTCCGCAACGCTTTCCACGCATGCACGAACGATTTCCGGGCGCGATAAATTTTGGGTATCTCTTCCTACGATTAAAGACACTTTTTCCCTCGCGATTGATAGGTCCTCGGACCGTAACGCATTATAGACCGCTTTGCTGTGGTTCAATAAATCACGAAGGGCGATGGTAGTATATATTATGAAAATAGAAAATATAGACTCCGCAATCGAGCTGAAATTCGCGATCACCTTACCTATTGCATAGGGAATCGAGAAGGAAAACAAATAAACGCTACAAGAAGCGAATACTCCGGCCCAGAAGGGAGAGCGAAAACGGCTCCGAGAAAACTTTTCGATAAATCTTGAAAATTTTCCGATCCACCGAACCGGATGGGGCATCCAACGAGGATCGCCGAAAATTAAATCCGCAAGAACCGAGGCTACGATTACTATTTCGAATGTCATTTTAACCCAAGTAATCGGTAAATTTCATTTATATTTACCGAATTTCGGACTCCCATTGCAAGCCGTTCTAAGCTCGATTCCAATTCGTATTTTACGGTAATCCCGCCTAATACTTGCATTCCCTTTCGAAGTCTAATTTTATCGAGAAAGGAGCGACGAAATTCGTCGGCATCAAAAATGCCATGGACGTAAGTTCCCCAGACCCTTCCGTTTTGATTAGAGTGTCCTAAATGGATTCCATCGTGAGATACGATTACGGTGGGAATC from Leptospira fainei serovar Hurstbridge str. BUT 6 includes the following:
- the cbiB gene encoding adenosylcobinamide-phosphate synthase CbiB, which translates into the protein MTFEIVIVASVLADLIFGDPRWMPHPVRWIGKFSRFIEKFSRSRFRSPFWAGVFASCSVYLFSFSIPYAIGKVIANFSSIAESIFSIFIIYTTIALRDLLNHSKAVYNALRSEDLSIAREKVSLIVGRDTQNLSRPEIVRACVESVAESLVDGVTAPLFFAIFGGPAWAVLYKSVNTLDSLFGHKNQLYEKFGTFPARVDDCANFLPARLTAPFVSLTSVILFMNPVRSFRILLRDGRKHPSPNSGLSEAAVAGALGIRLGGINYYQGIKSEKPFLGDAKESLSSVHILQANRIIFITSILCGIFFLVTHRLIESI